In the genome of Nocardioides marmoribigeumensis, one region contains:
- a CDS encoding Maf family protein: MPVPRLVLASQSPARLATLRSAGLDPEVVVSGVDESVLDHVTDPAALSLGLARLKAEVVVDGLEASAGPVLVVGCDSVLELDGEIHGKPASAEEATARWERMRGRSGTLHTGHCLVEVRDGVRREAARSARTVVRFAEVSDEEVAAYVATGEPLRVAGAFTLDGLGGAFVTGVDGDPHTVVGIGLPLLRELVTELGHRWTDLWTDRHGVG, from the coding sequence GTGCCCGTCCCGCGCCTCGTCCTGGCCTCCCAGTCCCCCGCCCGCCTCGCCACGCTGCGCAGCGCCGGCCTCGACCCGGAGGTCGTCGTCTCCGGGGTGGACGAGAGCGTGCTCGACCACGTGACCGACCCGGCCGCGCTCTCCCTCGGGCTCGCCCGCCTCAAGGCCGAGGTGGTCGTCGACGGGCTGGAGGCCTCGGCCGGGCCGGTCCTGGTGGTCGGCTGCGACTCCGTCCTCGAGCTCGACGGGGAGATCCACGGCAAGCCCGCGTCGGCGGAGGAGGCGACCGCGCGCTGGGAGCGCATGCGCGGCCGGTCGGGGACGCTGCACACCGGGCACTGCCTGGTCGAGGTGCGTGACGGCGTACGACGGGAGGCCGCGCGCAGTGCGCGCACGGTCGTCCGCTTCGCCGAGGTCAGCGACGAGGAGGTCGCGGCCTACGTCGCCACCGGCGAGCCCCTGCGGGTCGCCGGCGCCTTCACCCTCGACGGGCTGGGGGGCGCGTTCGTGACCGGGGTGGACGGCGACCCGCACACCGTCGTCGGCATCGGGCTGCCGCTGCTGCGCGAGCTGGTCACCGAGCTGGGACACCGCTGGACCGACCTGTGGACGGACCGGCACGGCGTGGGCTGA
- a CDS encoding acyl-CoA carboxylase subunit epsilon has product MTDQTPERAPLISIKGDASPEEVAAVIAVFQALASAAASAAPAPRRRSQWSDPSRMHRRPLAHGPGGWRASGLPR; this is encoded by the coding sequence ATGACGGACCAGACACCGGAGCGGGCCCCGCTCATCTCGATCAAGGGCGACGCGAGCCCCGAGGAGGTCGCGGCGGTGATCGCGGTGTTCCAGGCGCTCGCGTCCGCAGCGGCCTCGGCCGCCCCGGCGCCGCGGCGCAGGTCGCAGTGGTCCGACCCCTCGCGCATGCACCGACGGCCCCTGGCCCACGGCCCGGGCGGCTGGCGAGCCAGCGGCCTGCCTCGCTGA
- a CDS encoding acyl-CoA carboxylase subunit beta, with amino-acid sequence MTASEAPVNPGEGTDVPEDIDLTTSAGKLEDLRRRNHEAVVAPAEKAQEKQHKKGRQTARERIEYLFDEGSFVELDQLARHRSTAFGQEKKRPYGDAVITGYGTIDGRQVCVFSQDFTVFGGSLGEVYGEKIVKVMDLAIKTGCPIIGINEGAGARIQEGVVSLGLYGEIFKRNVHASGVIPQISLIMGSCAGGHVYSPAVTDFIVMVDKTSNMFITGPDVIKTVTGEDVTMEELGGARTHNSKSGVAHYMGSDEDDALDYVKALLSYLPSNNLDEAPVYDDPADLEPNDVDLALDSLIPDSPNQPYDMHTVIESVLDDQDFLEVQPLMAPNMVIGFGRVEGHAVGVVANQPMQFAGTLDIDASEKAARFVRTCDAFNIPVLTFVDVPGFLPGTDQEYNGIIRRGAKLIFAYAEATVPLVTVITRKGYGGAYVVMGSKHLGADVNLAWPTAQIAVMGAQGAVNILHRHTLKEAEDQDAMRAELIQEYEETLANPYMAAERGYVDAVIEPSTTRAEIVKALRLLRTKRGSLPPKKHGNIPL; translated from the coding sequence GTGACCGCGAGCGAAGCACCCGTCAACCCCGGCGAGGGCACCGACGTCCCCGAGGACATCGACCTCACCACCAGCGCCGGCAAGCTCGAGGACCTCCGCCGCCGCAACCACGAGGCGGTCGTCGCCCCGGCCGAGAAGGCCCAGGAGAAGCAGCACAAGAAGGGCCGCCAGACCGCGCGCGAGCGGATCGAGTACCTCTTCGACGAGGGCTCCTTCGTCGAGCTCGACCAGCTGGCCCGGCACCGCTCGACCGCGTTCGGCCAGGAGAAGAAGCGTCCCTACGGCGACGCGGTGATCACCGGCTACGGCACCATCGACGGCCGCCAGGTCTGCGTGTTCTCCCAGGACTTCACCGTCTTCGGCGGCTCGCTCGGCGAGGTCTACGGCGAGAAGATCGTCAAGGTGATGGATCTCGCCATCAAGACCGGCTGCCCGATCATCGGCATCAACGAGGGCGCGGGCGCGCGCATCCAGGAGGGCGTGGTCTCGCTCGGCCTCTACGGCGAGATCTTCAAGCGCAACGTGCACGCCTCGGGCGTCATCCCCCAGATCAGCCTGATCATGGGCTCCTGCGCCGGCGGCCATGTCTACTCCCCCGCGGTCACCGACTTCATCGTGATGGTCGACAAGACCTCCAACATGTTCATCACCGGCCCCGACGTGATCAAGACCGTCACCGGCGAGGACGTGACCATGGAGGAGCTGGGCGGCGCGCGCACGCACAACAGCAAGTCCGGCGTGGCGCACTACATGGGCTCCGACGAGGACGACGCGCTCGACTACGTCAAGGCGCTGCTGTCCTACCTGCCGTCGAACAACCTCGACGAGGCCCCGGTCTACGACGACCCCGCCGACCTCGAGCCCAACGACGTCGACCTGGCGCTGGACTCGCTGATCCCGGACTCGCCCAACCAGCCCTACGACATGCACACCGTGATCGAGTCGGTCCTGGACGACCAGGACTTCCTCGAGGTGCAGCCGCTGATGGCGCCCAACATGGTGATCGGCTTCGGCCGGGTCGAGGGCCACGCGGTCGGGGTCGTGGCCAACCAGCCGATGCAGTTCGCCGGCACCCTCGACATCGACGCCTCGGAGAAGGCCGCGCGCTTCGTGCGCACCTGCGACGCCTTCAACATCCCGGTGCTCACCTTCGTCGACGTCCCCGGCTTCCTGCCCGGCACCGACCAGGAGTACAACGGCATCATCCGCCGCGGCGCGAAGCTGATCTTCGCCTACGCCGAGGCGACCGTCCCGCTGGTCACGGTCATCACCCGCAAGGGGTACGGCGGCGCCTACGTCGTCATGGGGTCCAAGCACCTCGGCGCCGACGTCAACCTGGCGTGGCCCACGGCGCAGATCGCGGTGATGGGCGCGCAGGGCGCGGTCAACATCCTCCACCGCCACACGCTCAAGGAGGCCGAGGACCAGGACGCCATGCGGGCCGAGCTGATCCAGGAGTACGAGGAGACGCTGGCCAACCCCTACATGGCGGCCGAGCGCGGCTACGTCGACGCGGTGATCGAGCCGAGCACGACGCGCGCCGAGATCGTCAAGGCCCTGCGCCTGCTGCGCACCAAGCGCGGCTCCCTCCCGCCCAAGAAGCACGGCAACATCCCTCTCTGA
- a CDS encoding biotin--[acetyl-CoA-carboxylase] ligase codes for MSHLTDLPSPFRVEVLPEASSTNRLVADRARDGEPEGLVLVTEHQTAGRGRLDRVWVTPPRAAVTGSFLLRPPVDTVPSERWPMLPLLTAVAVEEAVVAAGGPPVELKWPNDVLHDGLKFAGILLERVETPTGPAAVVGIGLNVSTTREELPVPTAASLVTAGMVDPDRTAVLRELVLALARRYAGWSRAADDSGLLAAYRDRCATVGRRVRVDLPSGEVLEGAAVGVADDGALLVEDRDRVVPVHAGDVVHVRTA; via the coding sequence ATGTCACACCTGACCGACCTCCCCTCGCCGTTCCGGGTCGAGGTGCTGCCGGAGGCCTCCTCCACCAACCGGCTGGTGGCCGACCGCGCGCGCGACGGGGAGCCCGAGGGACTGGTCCTGGTCACCGAGCACCAGACGGCCGGGCGAGGCCGGCTCGACCGGGTGTGGGTGACGCCGCCGCGGGCCGCGGTCACCGGCTCCTTCCTGCTCCGCCCCCCCGTCGACACGGTGCCGTCGGAGCGCTGGCCGATGCTGCCGCTGCTGACCGCCGTGGCCGTCGAGGAGGCCGTGGTCGCCGCCGGCGGTCCGCCGGTCGAGCTGAAGTGGCCCAACGACGTCCTGCACGACGGGCTCAAGTTCGCCGGGATCCTCCTCGAGCGCGTCGAGACCCCGACCGGGCCCGCAGCGGTCGTCGGGATCGGGCTCAACGTCTCGACCACCCGCGAGGAGCTGCCGGTGCCGACGGCGGCGTCGCTGGTCACCGCCGGCATGGTCGACCCCGACCGCACCGCCGTCCTGCGCGAGCTGGTCCTCGCGCTCGCCCGGAGGTACGCCGGGTGGTCGCGCGCGGCCGACGACTCCGGCCTGCTCGCCGCCTACCGCGACCGCTGCGCCACGGTGGGCCGCCGGGTGCGGGTGGACCTGCCGAGCGGGGAGGTGCTCGAGGGCGCTGCGGTGGGGGTGGCCGACGACGGCGCTCTCCTCGTGGAGGACCGCGACCGGGTGGTCCCGGTGCACGCCGGGGACGTGGTCCACGTCCGCACGGCGTGA
- a CDS encoding PH domain-containing protein codes for MAINPKLLNEGERVVVTTRTHVKALFAPIAVLLVVVFLTAYLGGVVQHEVSDDTVVKVLWVVLVLVAAVALVLWVVKPFVRWFFTSYTFTDRRFIQRSGFIAKEGRTIPLNRISGVDFEMGLVDRVFRCGTLVVSDASEMGRVELSDVPQVEKVQMQVAEELHRLTAADTRSDDGT; via the coding sequence GTGGCCATCAACCCCAAGCTGCTGAACGAGGGTGAGCGCGTCGTCGTCACGACCCGCACCCACGTCAAGGCGCTGTTCGCGCCGATCGCGGTCCTGCTCGTGGTGGTGTTCCTGACCGCCTACCTCGGTGGCGTCGTCCAGCACGAGGTGTCCGACGACACCGTGGTCAAGGTGCTGTGGGTGGTGCTGGTCCTGGTGGCCGCGGTGGCGCTGGTGCTGTGGGTGGTCAAGCCCTTCGTCCGCTGGTTCTTCACCTCCTACACGTTCACCGACCGGCGCTTCATCCAGCGGTCGGGGTTCATCGCCAAGGAGGGCCGGACGATCCCGCTCAACCGGATCAGCGGCGTCGACTTCGAGATGGGCCTGGTCGACCGGGTCTTCCGGTGCGGCACGCTCGTGGTCTCCGACGCCAGCGAGATGGGCCGGGTCGAGCTCTCCGACGTCCCCCAGGTCGAGAAGGTGCAGATGCAGGTGGCCGAGGAGCTCCACCGTCTCACCGCCGCGGACACCCGCAGTGACGACGGGACCTGA
- a CDS encoding adenylate/guanylate cyclase domain-containing protein: MTTGPDAASGACPDRRRYTATELAEASGLAVEDVRAFWWVLGLPDAGDHPAWTEDDLHALRALTETGLGREAVTRVVRAVGQSVARMAEWQVAAVASTATASGKDPDAAADALEQARPALERVVAHAWRRHLEVGIARLRTDAAVAAGHDSPPAGVEGPWVDEQTHDLTVGFADLVNFSGLSSTLDVGRIGDLVEVFEARCADVVTSRGGRLIKTIGDAVLFVADDADDAARIAFALVEVIGRDARLPDVRLGLASGPTVNRLGDVFGSPVNLASRLTALARRNRVLVDDETLARLPKGEYVARRLSARPVRGFGLVEPVALAPA, translated from the coding sequence GTGACGACGGGACCTGACGCCGCGAGCGGGGCCTGCCCCGACCGCCGCCGCTACACCGCCACCGAGCTGGCCGAGGCCAGCGGGCTCGCGGTCGAGGACGTCCGCGCGTTCTGGTGGGTGCTCGGCCTCCCCGACGCCGGTGACCACCCGGCGTGGACCGAGGACGACCTCCACGCGCTGCGGGCGCTGACGGAGACCGGGCTCGGGCGCGAGGCGGTGACCCGGGTCGTCCGGGCGGTGGGCCAGAGCGTCGCGCGGATGGCGGAGTGGCAGGTCGCGGCGGTCGCCAGCACCGCCACCGCCTCGGGCAAGGACCCGGACGCGGCCGCCGACGCCCTCGAGCAGGCCCGGCCGGCGCTCGAGCGGGTCGTCGCCCACGCCTGGCGCCGCCACCTCGAGGTCGGCATCGCCCGCCTGCGCACCGACGCGGCGGTCGCGGCCGGCCATGACAGCCCGCCCGCGGGGGTCGAGGGGCCCTGGGTCGACGAGCAGACCCACGACCTGACCGTCGGCTTCGCCGACCTGGTCAACTTCTCCGGCCTGTCGAGCACCCTCGACGTGGGCCGCATCGGCGACCTGGTCGAGGTCTTCGAGGCCCGGTGCGCCGACGTCGTCACCTCCCGCGGCGGGCGGCTGATCAAGACCATCGGTGACGCGGTGCTCTTCGTGGCCGACGACGCCGACGACGCCGCCCGGATCGCCTTCGCGCTGGTCGAGGTGATCGGCAGGGACGCACGGCTGCCCGACGTACGCCTCGGGCTGGCGAGCGGGCCCACCGTCAACCGGCTCGGCGACGTGTTCGGGTCCCCGGTCAACCTGGCCTCGCGGCTGACCGCGCTGGCCCGTCGCAACCGGGTGCTGGTCGACGACGAGACCCTCGCCCGGCTGCCCAAGGGGGAGTACGTCGCCCGCCGGCTCTCGGCGCGCCCGGTGCGCGGTTTCGGGCTCGTGGAGCCGGTGGCCCTGGCGCCGGCCTGA
- a CDS encoding winged helix-turn-helix domain-containing protein, which translates to MLSVQGVEVDPVSRRVWRDGTEIRLSRKEFDLLHALIRRPGEIVTRDQLMLEVWQTTFWTSAKTIDVHLGWLRRKLGDDTRHPTLITTIRGRGLRFELPADVPADPPVRSAADPAPHPGSLPKVSPAESASILPPRFSAAT; encoded by the coding sequence GTGTTGTCAGTTCAGGGTGTCGAGGTCGACCCCGTCTCGAGGCGCGTGTGGCGCGACGGGACGGAGATCCGCCTCTCCAGGAAAGAGTTCGACCTGCTGCACGCGCTGATCCGCCGTCCCGGCGAGATCGTGACGCGCGACCAGCTGATGCTGGAGGTGTGGCAGACGACGTTCTGGACCTCGGCGAAGACCATCGACGTCCACCTGGGCTGGCTGCGTCGCAAGCTCGGCGACGACACCCGTCACCCCACCCTGATCACCACCATCCGTGGTCGCGGGCTGCGCTTCGAGCTGCCCGCCGACGTCCCCGCCGACCCGCCGGTGCGGAGCGCTGCGGATCCTGCTCCCCACCCCGGGAGCCTGCCCAAGGTGAGTCCCGCCGAGTCGGCCTCGATCCTCCCGCCCCGGTTCTCGGCCGCCACCTGA
- a CDS encoding 5-(carboxyamino)imidazole ribonucleotide synthase → MTPSAQAGSSTPTLAVVGGGQLARMMAQAAVGLGVPLRLLAEGEGVSAAQVVPDTTVGDYRDLETLREVARGCAVVTFDHEHVPPPHLEALAAEGHACRPGPSALVHAQDKGVMRARLDEIGVPSPRHAIVADPAAVSAFADSVGGFPVVLKTTRGGYDGKGVWVVGSPEEATDVFGLADDVATAGSRMLAEELVDFRRELSALVARSPSGQVAAYPVVESVQKDGICWEVTAPAPDLSESLALQAQQVAMRVAAELDVTGILAVEMFETRAGEVLVNELAMRPHNTGHWSIDGAVTSQFENHLRAVLDLPLGSPAPRQRWTVMVNILGGDHGRLSEDLYAAYPHTFARDPFLRVHLYGKDVKPGRKVGHVTAYGDDLDEVRERARHAAAWFRGDLGEESE, encoded by the coding sequence GTGACCCCCTCCGCCCAGGCCGGCTCCAGCACGCCCACCCTCGCGGTCGTCGGCGGCGGGCAGCTGGCCCGGATGATGGCCCAGGCGGCCGTCGGCCTCGGCGTCCCGCTGCGGCTGCTGGCCGAGGGCGAGGGCGTCTCCGCCGCCCAGGTCGTGCCGGACACGACCGTGGGCGACTACCGCGACCTCGAGACGCTGCGCGAGGTCGCGCGCGGCTGCGCGGTCGTCACCTTCGACCACGAGCACGTCCCGCCGCCGCACCTCGAGGCGCTCGCGGCCGAGGGGCACGCCTGCCGCCCCGGCCCGTCCGCGCTCGTGCACGCCCAGGACAAGGGCGTGATGCGCGCCCGCCTGGACGAGATCGGCGTGCCCTCGCCCCGGCACGCGATCGTCGCCGACCCCGCTGCGGTCTCGGCGTTCGCCGACTCCGTCGGCGGCTTCCCGGTCGTCCTCAAGACCACCCGCGGGGGGTACGACGGCAAGGGCGTCTGGGTGGTCGGCTCACCGGAGGAGGCCACCGACGTCTTCGGGCTGGCCGACGACGTGGCGACCGCGGGGTCGCGGATGCTCGCCGAGGAGCTGGTCGACTTCCGCCGTGAGCTGTCGGCGCTGGTGGCCCGCTCGCCCTCGGGACAGGTGGCGGCCTACCCCGTCGTGGAGTCGGTCCAGAAGGACGGCATCTGCTGGGAGGTCACGGCCCCCGCGCCCGACCTCTCCGAGTCGCTGGCGCTCCAGGCGCAGCAGGTCGCGATGAGGGTGGCCGCGGAGCTCGACGTCACCGGCATCCTCGCGGTGGAGATGTTCGAGACGAGGGCCGGCGAGGTGCTGGTCAACGAGCTGGCCATGCGCCCCCACAACACCGGCCACTGGTCGATCGACGGGGCGGTCACCAGCCAGTTCGAGAACCACCTGCGCGCGGTCCTCGACCTGCCCCTCGGCTCCCCGGCCCCGCGGCAGCGCTGGACGGTGATGGTCAACATCCTCGGCGGCGACCACGGGCGGCTCAGCGAGGACCTCTACGCGGCCTACCCCCACACCTTCGCCCGCGACCCCTTCCTGCGCGTCCACCTCTACGGCAAGGACGTCAAGCCCGGCCGCAAGGTCGGGCACGTCACGGCCTACGGCGACGACCTGGACGAGGTGCGCGAGCGCGCCCGTCACGCCGCGGCCTGGTTCCGCGGCGACCTCGGTGAGGAGAGCGAATGA
- the purE gene encoding 5-(carboxyamino)imidazole ribonucleotide mutase, which yields MTPRVGIVMGSDSDWPVMEAAAQACAEFDVAHEADVVSAHRMPEEMLAYGKEAAGRGLQVIIAGAGGAAHLPGMLASVTPLPVIGVPVPLKYLDGLDSLLSIVQMPAGVPVATVAVGNARNAGLLAVRILAAADPALQQRMVEFQSSLRDAAHAKGAKVREAQQG from the coding sequence ATGACGCCACGTGTGGGCATCGTGATGGGGTCGGACTCCGACTGGCCGGTGATGGAGGCGGCCGCGCAGGCGTGCGCGGAGTTCGACGTCGCCCACGAGGCCGACGTGGTCTCGGCCCACCGCATGCCCGAGGAGATGCTCGCCTACGGCAAGGAGGCCGCCGGCCGCGGGCTGCAGGTGATCATCGCCGGCGCCGGGGGAGCGGCCCACCTGCCCGGCATGCTCGCCTCGGTCACCCCCCTGCCGGTGATCGGCGTGCCCGTCCCGCTGAAGTACCTCGACGGCCTGGACTCCCTGCTCTCCATCGTCCAGATGCCCGCGGGTGTCCCGGTCGCCACGGTCGCCGTGGGCAACGCGCGCAACGCCGGCCTGCTCGCCGTACGCATCCTCGCCGCGGCCGACCCGGCGCTCCAGCAGCGGATGGTCGAGTTCCAGTCGTCGCTGCGCGACGCCGCCCACGCCAAGGGCGCCAAGGTCCGCGAGGCCCAGCAGGGCTGA
- a CDS encoding CoA-binding protein — protein sequence MTLPWQDPEDIRSMLAAQVWAVVGLSGDPSRTAYAVSAALLSRGKRIVPVHPSAPTVLGQQGYATLADVPFEVDVVDVFRRSSAAGGFADQAVSIGARGVWFQLGVLDRAAYDRTVAAGVPMVMDTCPLIEWPAHGPR from the coding sequence ATGACGCTTCCCTGGCAGGACCCCGAGGACATCCGCTCGATGCTCGCCGCGCAGGTGTGGGCCGTCGTCGGCCTCTCCGGCGACCCGTCCCGCACGGCGTACGCCGTCTCGGCCGCGCTGCTCTCGCGGGGCAAGCGGATCGTCCCGGTGCACCCCTCGGCCCCGACCGTCCTGGGCCAGCAGGGCTACGCGACGCTCGCCGACGTCCCGTTCGAGGTCGACGTGGTCGACGTGTTCCGGCGCTCCTCGGCCGCCGGTGGGTTCGCCGACCAGGCGGTCTCGATCGGGGCGCGCGGGGTCTGGTTCCAGCTCGGCGTGCTCGACCGCGCGGCGTACGACCGCACCGTCGCGGCGGGCGTCCCGATGGTGATGGACACCTGCCCGCTCATCGAGTGGCCCGCCCACGGCCCTCGCTAG
- a CDS encoding DMT family transporter: protein MSPQLTGLVLALVSAFGFALSSALQHHANHGVTSTGAGSHLKALLRTPRWVLGQVLAMVSFVLHAVALQFGLLVVVQPVEVSGVVMAVPIRAVLDRRRPSPTETAVVTMTGGALALFLAVSRPSHGDETHLTTAGIFVPAAIVGALLFMVVGRSLGGRARANGFGFGAGVIFGLTAGMMKLSGHLADLSGGWASDVVSVIGTWPFWTVAVLGPAGVLLNQAAYRAGPLSASMPHLHILNVVVSITFGVLVFHEVPRHDAFSLLVEGFSLVVVGYGIFRLSRTESVEVLAP, encoded by the coding sequence GTGAGTCCACAGCTGACAGGACTGGTCCTCGCGCTGGTCTCTGCGTTCGGCTTCGCGCTCTCCTCGGCCCTGCAGCACCACGCCAATCACGGCGTCACCTCGACCGGCGCCGGGAGCCACCTCAAGGCGCTCCTCCGCACGCCACGGTGGGTCCTCGGCCAGGTGCTGGCGATGGTGTCGTTCGTCCTGCACGCCGTGGCGCTGCAGTTCGGGCTGCTGGTCGTCGTCCAGCCGGTCGAGGTCAGCGGCGTGGTCATGGCCGTGCCGATCCGCGCCGTCCTGGACCGACGACGCCCCTCCCCGACCGAGACCGCGGTCGTGACGATGACCGGCGGCGCCCTCGCGCTCTTCCTCGCGGTGTCACGTCCCTCCCACGGCGACGAGACCCACCTGACCACCGCCGGCATCTTCGTCCCCGCGGCGATCGTGGGCGCCCTCCTCTTCATGGTGGTGGGCCGGAGCCTCGGCGGGCGCGCGCGCGCCAACGGCTTCGGCTTCGGCGCGGGCGTCATCTTCGGCCTGACCGCCGGGATGATGAAGCTCTCCGGCCACCTCGCCGACCTCTCCGGCGGCTGGGCCTCCGACGTCGTCTCGGTGATCGGCACGTGGCCGTTCTGGACCGTGGCCGTCCTCGGCCCGGCGGGCGTGCTGCTCAACCAGGCGGCCTACCGCGCCGGACCCCTCTCGGCCTCGATGCCTCACCTGCACATCCTCAACGTGGTGGTGTCGATCACGTTCGGGGTGCTCGTCTTCCACGAGGTCCCGCGGCACGACGCGTTCTCCCTGCTGGTCGAGGGGTTCTCCTTGGTCGTCGTGGGCTACGGGATCTTCCGGCTCAGCCGGACCGAGTCCGTGGAGGTGCTGGCCCCATGA
- a CDS encoding crotonase/enoyl-CoA hydratase family protein — protein MSPTTPDYSTLAWEVDEDGILVLRLDRPDQLNAFTVEMAEELVDAFHRAAADDDVRAVVVTGSGRAFCAGMDLSTGSDGSNVFGLDESQEPTLADLTDRLDAPEVHRGVRDTGGRVTLAIYDCPKPVIAAINGPAVGIGATMTLAMDLRLASDKARIGFVFGRIGVVPEACSTWFLPRIVGMSRALELVYAADILEAPAALEMGLVRSVHAPDDLLPAALELARRFTRHRSPVAIALARQMMYRNSAQPHPLEAHRIDSLAMFWTSVGDGKEGVASFLEKRDPSYAGKASELPPFYPWQEPAG, from the coding sequence ATGAGCCCCACGACGCCCGACTACTCCACCCTGGCCTGGGAGGTCGACGAGGACGGCATCCTCGTCCTGCGCCTCGACCGTCCCGACCAGCTCAACGCCTTCACCGTCGAGATGGCCGAGGAGCTGGTCGACGCCTTCCACCGGGCCGCCGCCGACGACGACGTGCGCGCGGTGGTCGTCACCGGCAGCGGGCGCGCGTTCTGCGCCGGGATGGACCTCTCGACGGGGTCCGACGGGAGCAACGTGTTCGGGCTCGACGAGTCGCAGGAGCCGACGCTCGCGGACCTGACCGACCGGCTCGACGCCCCCGAGGTGCACCGCGGGGTGCGCGACACCGGGGGCCGCGTGACCCTGGCGATCTACGACTGCCCCAAGCCCGTCATCGCCGCGATCAACGGCCCGGCCGTCGGGATCGGCGCGACGATGACGCTGGCGATGGACCTCCGGCTGGCCTCGGACAAGGCCCGCATCGGGTTCGTGTTCGGTCGGATCGGCGTGGTGCCGGAGGCCTGCTCGACCTGGTTCCTGCCCCGCATCGTCGGGATGAGCCGGGCGCTGGAGCTCGTCTACGCCGCCGACATCCTGGAGGCCCCCGCCGCGCTCGAGATGGGGCTCGTGCGCTCGGTCCACGCCCCCGACGACCTGCTGCCCGCGGCGCTCGAGCTCGCCCGGCGCTTCACCCGCCACCGGTCCCCCGTGGCGATCGCGCTGGCCCGGCAGATGATGTACCGCAACTCCGCCCAGCCCCACCCCCTCGAGGCCCACCGGATCGACTCGCTGGCGATGTTCTGGACCTCGGTCGGCGACGGCAAGGAGGGCGTGGCCTCGTTCCTGGAGAAGCGCGACCCGTCGTACGCCGGCAAGGCCTCGGAGCTGCCCCCGTTCTACCCCTGGCAGGAGCCCGCCGGCTGA
- a CDS encoding LCP family protein, translated as MAGGPGGGSREDDYDWLYGKGGTGGSRASGSSGSSGSSGSSGRAQSRPDDEHTQVLRPGSAGPPPSARRPGSRPGSGSGSGSGSGSGQPPSIAPEPGRGGGRGRRGSGLRRPRFRLGLIKWLLLAWVVFLVAVPLWAYSDATKVKFEPKGDRPADNGGTNYLVVGSDARKGLPGRRTDTIMVLHTGKGPNLLMSIPRDSIVDIPGHGTTKINASFAYGGPRLLTRTVEQNTKIHIDDYVEIGFNGFVSLVDAVGGIQICPKEAVKDKLAHLDVKAGCQQADGRTALGYSRSRHAFALGDIERAQHQREVVSAIGHEVLSWKTILNPVRYYRVVTGGARSVRLGEGTGPVALAQFALAMNHVNGKSGLTCGVPIADLEVHWDTERSERLFKLIRENRADEIGKKLCTPTGRPR; from the coding sequence ATGGCTGGAGGACCGGGCGGCGGCTCGCGCGAGGACGACTACGACTGGCTCTACGGCAAGGGTGGCACGGGTGGCAGCAGGGCCAGTGGCTCCAGTGGCTCCAGTGGCTCCAGTGGCTCCAGTGGCCGTGCGCAGTCGCGGCCGGACGACGAGCACACGCAGGTCCTCCGGCCGGGCTCGGCCGGCCCCCCGCCGTCCGCGCGACGGCCGGGCTCGAGGCCGGGGTCCGGGTCGGGATCCGGGTCCGGGTCGGGCTCGGGACAACCGCCGAGCATCGCGCCGGAGCCGGGCCGCGGAGGTGGTCGCGGGCGCCGCGGCTCCGGCCTGCGACGTCCCCGGTTCCGTCTCGGGCTGATCAAGTGGCTGCTGCTGGCCTGGGTCGTCTTCCTGGTCGCCGTACCGCTGTGGGCCTACTCCGACGCGACCAAGGTGAAGTTCGAGCCCAAGGGCGACCGTCCCGCGGACAACGGCGGCACCAACTACCTCGTGGTCGGCTCCGACGCCCGCAAGGGCCTGCCCGGGCGCCGTACCGACACGATCATGGTCCTGCACACCGGCAAGGGCCCCAACCTGCTGATGTCGATCCCCCGCGACTCGATCGTCGACATCCCCGGCCACGGGACGACGAAGATCAACGCCTCGTTCGCGTACGGCGGCCCGCGGCTGCTGACCCGCACGGTCGAGCAGAACACCAAGATCCACATCGACGACTACGTCGAGATCGGCTTCAACGGGTTCGTCAGCCTGGTCGACGCGGTCGGCGGCATCCAGATCTGCCCCAAGGAGGCGGTGAAGGACAAGCTCGCCCACCTCGACGTCAAGGCCGGCTGCCAGCAGGCCGACGGCAGGACCGCGCTCGGCTACTCCCGATCGCGCCACGCTTTCGCGCTCGGCGACATCGAGCGCGCCCAGCACCAGCGCGAGGTGGTCTCCGCGATCGGCCACGAGGTGCTCTCGTGGAAGACGATCCTCAACCCGGTGCGCTACTACCGTGTGGTGACCGGGGGCGCGAGGTCGGTGCGGCTCGGCGAGGGCACCGGCCCGGTCGCCCTGGCCCAGTTCGCCCTCGCGATGAACCACGTCAACGGCAAGAGCGGCCTCACCTGCGGTGTCCCGATCGCGGACCTGGAGGTCCACTGGGACACCGAGCGGTCCGAGCGGCTGTTCAAGCTGATCCGCGAGAACCGCGCCGACGAGATCGGCAAGAAGCTCTGCACCCCCACAGGAAGGCCCAGATGA